A window of Prionailurus bengalensis isolate Pbe53 chromosome E1, Fcat_Pben_1.1_paternal_pri, whole genome shotgun sequence genomic DNA:
gttttaaaaatgttactagCAATGTATGCATTCCCCTTatgttcctccccccaccccccatcttttaaaataaacctgaACACCCAGTGTAAAAAACACTTCAGGGAGAGCCAGGAGTCAACCATTTGAAAAGAAAGGTGAAGAGGGGAACAGACGGTGTGTAGCAGATGCTGGTACTGCTCAAGGGGCTGCTGATGCAGGCTTTGGTGGCATTATATCCCCCAGTAAGGCATCAGGTGTCGGGACTCTTTCTCATAAACGTCTGGAACTATGCCATAAGGTGTCTGTACCATTTTAACTGTCGACTTCCCAAAGAGCTGGCGCTCGTAGTCTATCAACTGCCTCCAGAAACCTACGTTGGGCCTGATGACAGGCCTACGGGCTTTCACCCAGTTGTACGCCTCCAGCAGGCACACACTGTGGAATTTCATCAGGTAAGCGATGCAGAGAGTGGCCGAGCGGCTCACCCCCGCGGCACAGTGCACCAACGTGGCCCCATGCTTCCTGCTCACACTGTGGATCTTGTCGGCCACAGTGTCAAAGTACAGTCCAATGGGGGCATGGGGCATGTCAGCCAGAGGCACTTTAACATATTCAAATTGGGGCCAGTTGAAATTGGGGATCTCAATGGTA
This region includes:
- the DUSP14 gene encoding dual specificity protein phosphatase 14; this encodes MGSRGHSTLPRTLMAPRMISEGDIGGIAQITSSLFLGRGSVASNRHLLQARGITCIVNATIEIPNFNWPQFEYVKVPLADMPHAPIGLYFDTVADKIHSVSRKHGATLVHCAAGVSRSATLCIAYLMKFHSVCLLEAYNWVKARRPVIRPNVGFWRQLIDYERQLFGKSTVKMVQTPYGIVPDVYEKESRHLMPYWGI